From Triticum urartu cultivar G1812 chromosome 2, Tu2.1, whole genome shotgun sequence, a single genomic window includes:
- the LOC125534122 gene encoding exopolygalacturonase-like → MEPRPRPLAVAVNALLCVLSLCVSAAEAENVTTYDAKNFGAKGNGVDDDTKGVLMAATDLKRFGNDWIEFGWVTNLTVVGQNGGVIDGQGAASWPFNKCPVRKDCKVLPTSVMFLNNQNTVVRDITSVNSKFFHIALLHNNNMRMSNLRIHAPENSPNTDGIHIERNTGVIISDSRIGTGDDCISIGQGNHNIYIARVHCGPGHGMSVGSLGRYVGEGDVTSIHVTDMTFQGTMNGVRIKTWENSPTKSLAARMLFENMVMKDVQTPIIIDQKYCPYYNCEHRYVSGVTLEDIKFKNIKGTSTLPVAVLLRCGVPCHGVVLQNVDLIYNGQAGTLSHCENANATYVGYQHPKPCV, encoded by the exons ATGGAGCCGCGGCCGCGCCCGCTGGCCGTCGCCGTCAACGCGCTGCTCTGCGTCCTCTCTCTCTGCGTGTCCGCGGCCGAGGCCGAGAACGTGACCACCTACGACGCCAAGAACTTCGGCGCTAAAGGCAACGGGGTCGACGACGATACCAAG GGggtgctcatggcggcaacggaTCTGAAGCGTTTTGGCAATGACTGGATTGAGTTCGGGTGGGTGACAAACCTCACCGTGGTCGGCCAGAACGGCGGCGTCATCGACGGCCAGGGCGCCGCCTCCTGGCCATTTAACAAGTGTCCCGTCCGAAAGGATTGCAAAGTCCTTCCCACC AGTGTGATGTTCTTGAACAACCAGAACACGGTGGTGCGCGACATCACCTCGGTGAACAGCAAGTTCTTCCACATCGCGCTGCTGCACAACAACAACATGAGGATGAGCAACCTCCGGATCCATGCGCCCGAGAACAGCCCTAACACGGACGGCATCCACATCGAGCGGAACACCGGCGTGATCATCTCCGACTCCCGCATCGGCACCGGCGACGACTGTATCTCCATCGGCCAGGGGAACCACAATATATACATTGCCCGTGTCCACTGCGGCCCGGGCCACGGTATGAGCGTTGGTAGCCTCGGCCGCTACGTCGGCGAGGGCGACGTCACTAGCATCCACGTCACCGACATGACCTTCCAGGGCACCATGAACGGCGTCCGCATCAAGACGTGGGAGAACTCCCCTACCAAGAGCCTCGCCGCGCGCATGCTGTTCGAGAACATGGTGATGAAGGACGTGCAGACCCCCATCATCATCGACCAAAAGTACTGCCCTTACTACAACTGCGAGCACAGGTACGTCTCCGGGGTCACCCTCGAGGACATTAAGTTCAAGAACATCAAGGGCACGTCGACATTGCCCGTGGCCGTGCTGCTCCGGTGCGGCGTGCCGTGCCACGGCGTCGTGCTGCAGAACGTCGACCTCATCTACAACGGACAGGCAGGCACCTTGTCACACTGCGAGAACGCCAATGCCACCTACGTTGGCTACCAGCACCCAAAGCCATGCGTCTAG